Proteins encoded by one window of Arachis hypogaea cultivar Tifrunner chromosome 1, arahy.Tifrunner.gnm2.J5K5, whole genome shotgun sequence:
- the LOC112707906 gene encoding early nodulin-93, whose amino-acid sequence MAKGNNVAPHSPLERSTLASLDHKLAMAKRCSHEGVMAGAKAAIAAGVATAIPTLASVRMLPWAKANLNHTAQALIISTVAGAAYFIVADKTVLATARKNSFKQPTNP is encoded by the exons ATGGCAAAAGGAAACAATGTTGCTCCTCACTCTCCTCTTGAGAGGTCTACCTTGGCTTCTCTTGATCACAAGTTGGCCATGGCCAAGCGCTGTTCTCATG AGGGTGTGATGGCAGGAGCTAAGGCAGCTATTGCTGCTGGAGTTGCCACTGCAATTCCAACT CTGGCTAGTGTAAGGATGCTGCCATGGGCAAAAGCCAACCTCAACCACACTGCTCAAGCTCTCATAATCTCAACAGTTGCTGGAGCAGCATATTTCATAGTAGCTGACAAAACCGTTTTGGCAACTGCAAGAAAGAACTCCTTCAAGCAACCCACCAACCCATGA
- the LOC112707897 gene encoding pentatricopeptide repeat-containing protein At1g08070, chloroplastic-like has product MLLSSVPPLPTAPASSSSSSSSSSSSSSILHFLPSSTDPPYTLLENHPSLILLSQCESIHTLKQVHGHVIKTGLHNTLFALSKLIHFCALSPSADLSYALSLFRSAPQQPNPFIFNTLIRAHSLTPSPLHSLNTFSEMIASGVQPNSHTFPSIFKSCAKSKAPREGKQLHSQVIKLGLQSDPHVHTSVIAMYAKVGELGDARKVFDKSPLRDAVSFTALVTGYVSEGRVDDARTLFDEIPRKDVVSWNAMIAGYVQSDRFEEALDCFDVMKEAGVEPDQSTMVTLLCACGHLRKLELGEWIGSWVRDHRLSSNLQLTSSLIDMYAKCGEIDKARDLFDGVEERDVIIWNTMIGGYSHLCFYEDALALFDLMLRSNVKPTDVTFLAVLPACACLGALDLGKWIHAYVDRNLKSIDNASALWTSLIDMYAKCGSIEVAEQVFRSISCRSLASWNAMTSGLAMHGHADRALRLVSEMTDEGYQPDDITFVGVLSACTQAGLVDLGQQYFNSMTQDYKISPKLQHYGCMIDLLARSGKFEEAKSLMRSMDMEPDGAIWGSLLNACKVHGDVEFGEYVAEQLFQLEPENTGAYVLLSNIYAGAGRWDDVARIRTMLNDKGMKKVPGCTSIEVDGVVHEFLVGDKFHPQSKEIHTMLDEVDKLLGEAGFVPDTSEVLYDMDEEWKEGALSHHSEKLAISFGLISTKPGTTIRIVKNLRVCRNCHLATKLISKIFNREIIARDRNRFHHFKDGFCSCNDCW; this is encoded by the coding sequence ATGCTTCTCTCTTCAGTGCCCCCTCTTCCTACTGctcctgcttcttcttcttcttcttcttcttcttcttcttcttcttcttccattctccACTTTCTTCCCAGCTCCACCGACCCTCCCTACACGCTCCTGGAGAACCACCCATCCCTGATTCTCCTCTCCCAATGCGAAAGCATCCACACCCTGAAGCAAGTCCACGGCCACGTCATCAAAACTGGTCTCCACAACACTCTCTTCGCCCTCAGCAAACTCATCCACTTCTGCGCCCTCTCCCCCTCCGCCGACCTCTCCTACGCTCTCTCCCTCTTCCGCTCCGCCCCCCAACAACCCAACCCCTTCATCTTCAACACCCTTATTCGCGCTCATTCCCTTACCCCTTCCCCTCTCCATTCCCTCAACACCTTCTCCGAAATGATCGCTTCTGGTGTTCAACCCAATTCCCACACTTTCCCTTCCATTTTCAAGTCTTGCGCCAAATCCAAGGCTCCCCGTGAAGGGAAACAGCTCCACTCGCAAGTCATCAAGCTTGGCCTTCAATCTGATCCCCATGTGCACACCTCGGTTATTGCTATGTACGCTAAAGTTGGTGAATTGGGTGATGCAAGGAAGGTGTTTGATAAAAGTCCTCTAAGAGATGCTGTTTCTTTTACGGCTTTGGTTACTGGGTATGTCTCGGAGGGTCGTGTGGATGATGCTAGAACTCTCTTTGATGAAATCCCCAGGAAGGATGTGGTGTCGTGGAATGCCATGATTGCGGGGTATGTGCAGAGTGATCGATTTGAAGAAGCACTGGATTGCTTTGACGTGATGAAGGAGGCAGGTGTTGAGCCTGATCAGAGCACAATGGTGACTTTGCTTTGTGCTTGTGGTCATTTGAGGAAGCTCGAGTTGGGGGAGTGGATTGGTTCTTGGGTTAGAGATCATAGGCTTAGTTCAAATCTTCAGCTTACTAGTTCACTAATTGATATGTATGCCAAGTGTGGCGAGATTGATAAGGCTCGTGATTTGTTTGATGGGGTCGAGGAAAGGGATGTGATTATATGGAATACCATGATTGGTGGTTATTCTCACCTATGCTTCTATGAGGATGCCTTGGCACTCTTTGACCTCATGCTTCGATCAAATGTGAAGCCTACCGATGTTACCTTCTTGGCTGTTCTTCCAGCTTGTGCTTGCCTTGGTGCTCTGGACCTTGGCAAGTGGATTCATGCCTATGTTGATAGGAATTTGAAGAGCATAGACAATGCTTCTGCTCTTTGGACAAGTCTCATAGACATGTATGCAAAATGTGGGTCCATTGAGGTAGCGGAACAAGTATTTAGAAGCATAAGTTGTAGAAGCTTGGCTTCTTGGAATGCCATGACATCGGGATTGGCAATGCACGGGCACGCAGATCGGGCCCTCAGGCTTGTCTCCGAGATGACTGATGAAGGGTACCAGCCGGACGACATCACATTTGTTGGGGTGTTATCTGCTTGTACTCAAGCTGGTTTGGTAGATCTTGGGCAGCAGTATTTCAATTCAATGACACAAGATTACAAAATTTCACCAAAGTTGCAACACTATGGTTGCATGATAGACCTCCTAGCTAGATCTGGGAAGTTTGAAGAAGCAAAGAGCCTAATGAGAAGCATGGACATGGAGCCGGATGGAGCTATATGGGGTTCTTTGCTTAATGCTTGTAAGGTTCATGGTGATGTCGAGTTTGGTGAATATGTCGCAGAACAGCTCTTTCAATTAGAGCCAGAAAATACTGGCGCATACGTGCTTTTGTCAAATATATATGCAGGAGCAGGAAGGTGGGATGATGTAGCAAGGATAAGAACCATGTTAAATGACAAAGGGATGAAGAAAGTTCCCGGATGTACCTCTATAGAGGTTGATGGTGTTGTTCATGAGTTCCTTGTAGGCGATAAATTCCATCctcagagtaaagagatacataCAATGTTGGATGAGGTAGATAAGCTTTTGGGGGAGGCTGGTTTTGTGCCTGATACCTCAGAGGTGCTCTATGATATGGATGAGGAGTGGAAGGAAGGAGCTTTGAGTCATCACAGTGAAAAATTGGCTATTTCTTTTGGTTTGATTAGCACAAAACCAGGGACTACAATTAGGATTGTGAAGAATCTTCGTGTTTGTAGGAACTGCCATTTGGCGACCAAGCTTATATCCAAGATTTTCAATAGGGAAATAATAGCAAGAGATAGAAACCGATTCCACCATTTTAAAGATGGGTTTTGCTCATGTAATGATTGCTGGTGA
- the LOC112781532 gene encoding early nodulin-93 — MAKGNVTANSPLERASLASLDQKLAMAKRCSREGVMAGAKAAVVAGIATAIPTLASVRMVPWAKANLNHTAQALIISTVAGAAYFIVADKTVLATARNNSFNQQPSNNP, encoded by the exons ATGGCAAAGGGAAATGTTACTGCGAATTCTCCTCTTGAGAGGGCCAGCTTGGCTTCTCTGGATCAGAAGCTAGCCATGGCAAAGCGTTGTTCTCGTG AGGGAGTGATGGCTGGAGCTAAGGCAGCTGTTGTTGCCGGCATTGCCACTGCCATTCCAACA CTGGCTAGTGTAAGGATGGTGCCATGGGCAAAAGCAAATCTGAATCACACTGCTCAAGCTTTGATAATCTCAACCGTGGCTGGAGCAGCATACTTCATAGTGGCTGACAAAACCGTTTTGGCAACTGCTAGAAACAACTCCTTCAACCAACAACCCTCCAATAATCCATGA